Proteins from a single region of Argiope bruennichi chromosome 6, qqArgBrue1.1, whole genome shotgun sequence:
- the LOC129971989 gene encoding zinc finger protein 761-like: protein MDQYRCKRYGNIVTRDEDLPRYFHKKFDYRYSPQEPVESDGFSNQIRATTDVESQMRLENSKWQSLKNDKNNFIYSLECVINKAISDCKKISGTANLIANPDLPSGSEEPENGKRQVSEGETNEHTLLEVHSQGHNKNKKMTTYVKDPIPFKEDDNAVAGPSGMSPLEKKFSCSVCTKEFNYKYNLYRHYQTHTGDKPFKCYVCNKQFSQKVNLDAHYKIHTGEKPYACDICEKKFNSKHNRDTHHRTHTGDRPFLCDVCNEGFTQKVHLIRHKNRKHTAEWNGF from the coding sequence atggatCAATACCGTTGCAAACGTTACGGAAATATAGTAACACGAGATGAGGATCTCCCTCGCTACTTTCACAAGAAATTTGACTACAGGTATTCACCACAAGAGCCAGTAGAATCGGATGGTTTTTCGAACCAGATTCGTGCAACAACTGATGTAGAAAGTCAAATGCGACTTGAAAATAGCAAATGGCAATCTTTAAagaacgataaaaataatttcatatactcTCTAGAATGCGTTATCAACAAAGCAATTtcagattgtaaaaaaatttctggaacAGCAAATTTGATTGCGAATCCTGATCTCCCATCAGGAAGTGAAGAGCCGGAAAATGGCAAGAGGCAAGTGTCAGAGGGTGAGACTAATGAACATACATTACTGGAAGTGCACTCTCAAGGTCACAATAAGAACAAGAAAATGACTACATACGTGAAGGACCCTATCCCTTTCAAGGAAGATGACAATGCCGTGGCTGGACCTTCGGGAATGAGTCCTCTTGAGAAGAAATTTTCTTGCAGTGTATGTACTAaggaattcaattataaatataatctctACAGACATTATCAAACCCACACTGGCGACAAACCCTTCAAGTGCTATGTATGTAATAAACAATTCTCTCAGAAAGTAAATCTCGACGCACATTACAAAATCCACACTGGCGAAAAACCTTATGCTTGTGATAtatgcgaaaaaaaatttaacagtaaaCACAATCGCGACACTCATCATCGAACCCACACCGGTGACAGACCTTTCTTGTGCGACGTTTGTAATGAAGGTTTTACTCAAAAGGTTCATCTTATTAGACATAAAAATAGGAAGCACACTGCAGAATGGAATGGCTTTTAA
- the LOC129972655 gene encoding gastrula zinc finger protein XlCGF62.1-like codes for MNSKECVIKKAHSDSNNISRTENLIVNPDVSPGSKEPRNGKIHESQAASDEHISLEVHFQGQNKKKKMNVKAKEDISSKTHDNAVAGASGVCPRKKKFPKSCNRKDTIKTHHRTHAGDLPLLCNTCNKQFSKKSDLNRHYRIHTGEKPYVCDICGQKFNQKEHRDRHYRTHTRDKPYVCDICEEKFNQKRQLDSHYRTHTGDKFFVCDDCGKVFTLKYSLKRHMQSHTGEKPYKCPVCGKTFTTSIHCKSHQRRKHH; via the coding sequence atgaattcaaaagaaTGTGTTATTAAAAAAGCTCATTCAGATAGTAATAATATTTCACGAACAGAGAATCTGATTGTGAATCCTGATGTCTCACCAGGAAGTAAGGAGCCAAGAAATGGCAAGATACATGAATCACAGGCCGCAAGTGATGAACATATCTCACTGGAAGTGCACTTTCAAGGtcaaaataagaagaagaaaatgaacGTCAAAGCGAAAGaagatatttcttctaaaacacATGACAATGCTGTGGCTGGAGCTTCCGGGGTCTGTCCTCGTAAGAAGAAATTTCCTAAGAGCTGCAATAGGAAAGATACTATTAAAACCCATCATCGAACCCACGCTGGCGACCTGCCCTTATTGTGTAATACATGTAATAAACAATTCTCTAAGAAATCAGATCTCAACAGACATTACAGAATTCACACTGGAGAAAAACCTTATGTATGTGATATATGCGGgcaaaaatttaatcagaaagaACATCGCGACAGGCATTATCGAACCCACACCCGTGATAAACCTTATGTATGTGATATATgcgaagaaaaatttaatcagaaaagacAACTCGACAGTCATTATCGAACCCACACCGGTGACAAGTTTTTTGTTTGTGATGACTGTGGAAAagtttttacactaaaatataGTCTAAAGAGACATATGCAGAGCCACACTGGAGAAAAACCTTATAAATGCCCAGTTTGTGGAAAGACATTCACGACAAGCATCCATTGCAAGAGTCATCAAAGGAGAAAGCACCATTAA